Proteins encoded together in one Armatimonadota bacterium window:
- a CDS encoding ABC transporter permease, which translates to MGVAELVYPAVVPRRRGVRAIARRLARDRRAAVGVVLLAVAAATALAAPWVAPYDPALQTADILVGPGRTHLLGTDDLGRDLLSRIIFGGRVSLMVGLVTVALAAAGGSLLGLVAGYYGRWVDTLVMRYIDLQWAFPNFIIAVGLVAIFGTGLANVIVAITLAFVDDFARIARAMVLAIRNEEYVAAARALGASDRRVIFRHILPNAGAPIIVQGTVSISYAILGEAGLSFLGLGVKPTTPTWGLILNDARPFFLSAWWLGVFPGLAIMLVVLSINFVGDALRDLLDVREYVGR; encoded by the coding sequence GTGGGCGTGGCCGAGCTGGTGTATCCGGCCGTCGTCCCCCGGCGCCGCGGGGTCCGGGCCATCGCCCGACGCCTGGCGCGGGACCGACGGGCGGCGGTGGGGGTCGTCCTCCTGGCCGTGGCCGCCGCGACCGCGCTGGCCGCGCCGTGGGTGGCTCCCTACGATCCCGCCCTCCAGACCGCCGACATCCTGGTCGGCCCCGGGCGGACCCACCTGCTGGGGACCGATGACCTGGGCCGCGACCTGCTGTCCCGGATCATCTTCGGGGGGCGGGTGTCCCTGATGGTGGGGCTGGTGACGGTGGCGCTGGCGGCCGCCGGGGGGTCGCTGCTGGGGCTGGTGGCCGGCTACTACGGCCGCTGGGTGGATACCCTGGTGATGCGCTATATCGACCTGCAGTGGGCCTTTCCCAACTTCATCATCGCCGTGGGCCTGGTGGCCATCTTCGGCACGGGCCTGGCCAACGTCATTGTGGCCATCACCCTGGCCTTCGTGGACGACTTCGCCCGGATCGCCCGGGCCATGGTGCTGGCCATCCGCAACGAGGAGTACGTGGCGGCGGCGCGGGCGCTGGGAGCCTCAGACCGGCGCGTCATCTTCCGCCACATCCTGCCCAACGCCGGCGCGCCGATCATCGTCCAGGGGACGGTCAGCATCTCCTACGCCATCCTGGGAGAGGCCGGGCTGTCCTTCCTGGGGCTGGGCGTCAAGCCGACCACGCCCACCTGGGGCCTGATCCTCAACGACGCGCGGCCGTTCTTCCTCAGCGCCTGGTGGCTGGGGGTGTTTCCGGGGCTGGCGATCATGCTGGTGGTCCTGAGCATCAACTTCGTGGGGGACGCCCTGCGGGATCTGCTGGACGTGCGGGAGTACGTGGGCCGGTGA